In Providencia sneebia DSM 19967, one DNA window encodes the following:
- the hpaE gene encoding 5-carboxymethyl-2-hydroxymuconate semialdehyde dehydrogenase — MTKINHWINGKNVASKEYFETTSPATGEVLAEVASGGQDEINQAVAAAKEAFPKWANTPMKERARLMRRLGELIDENVPQIAEMETQDTGLPIHQTKNVLIPRASHNFEFFAEICQQMNGRTYPVDDKMMNYTLVQPVGVCALISPWNVPFMTATWKTAPCLALGNTAVLKMSELSPLSANRLGELALEAGIPAGVLNVVQGYGSTAGDALVKHNDVRAVSFTGGTATGRMIMQNAGLKKYSMELGGKSPVLIFEDADIERALDAALFTIFSINGERCTAGSRIFIQESIYPEFVKRFAERANRLIVGDPTDPKTQVGALISQQHWDKVSGYIRLGIEEGATLLAGGPDKPTDLPDHLKNGNFLRPTVLADVDNRMRVAQEEIFGPVACLIPFKSEEDGLRMANDIEYGLASYIWTQDVSKILRLSRNIEAGMVFVNTQNVRDLRQPFGGVKASGVGREGGEYSFEVFAEMKNVCISFGDHNIPRWGV, encoded by the coding sequence ATGACTAAGATTAACCATTGGATCAATGGCAAAAATGTTGCTAGTAAAGAATATTTCGAAACCACCAGCCCTGCCACTGGTGAAGTCCTTGCTGAAGTTGCTTCTGGCGGACAAGATGAGATCAACCAAGCGGTTGCCGCAGCAAAAGAAGCTTTTCCAAAATGGGCAAATACACCAATGAAAGAGCGTGCACGTTTGATGCGCCGTCTTGGTGAGCTCATTGATGAAAACGTTCCACAAATTGCTGAAATGGAAACCCAAGATACAGGATTACCGATTCATCAAACCAAAAATGTCTTGATCCCAAGAGCATCACATAACTTTGAATTTTTTGCTGAAATTTGCCAACAAATGAATGGGCGTACTTATCCTGTCGACGACAAGATGATGAACTATACCTTAGTTCAACCTGTTGGTGTTTGCGCATTAATTTCCCCATGGAATGTGCCGTTTATGACCGCAACATGGAAAACAGCACCTTGCTTAGCGCTTGGTAACACTGCTGTTTTAAAAATGTCTGAGCTATCTCCACTGTCTGCCAACCGCTTAGGTGAATTAGCTCTTGAAGCAGGTATTCCAGCAGGCGTGCTCAATGTGGTGCAAGGTTATGGAAGCACTGCCGGTGATGCTCTCGTTAAACATAATGATGTCAGAGCCGTTTCGTTTACTGGCGGCACAGCAACTGGCCGCATGATCATGCAAAATGCAGGCTTGAAAAAATATTCAATGGAATTGGGTGGGAAATCCCCCGTTTTGATATTTGAAGATGCGGATATTGAACGAGCACTTGATGCTGCTTTATTTACCATTTTCTCTATTAATGGTGAACGTTGTACCGCCGGCTCCCGAATTTTTATCCAAGAGAGCATTTATCCAGAATTTGTAAAACGTTTTGCAGAACGTGCAAACCGTCTGATTGTAGGTGACCCGACTGATCCTAAAACACAAGTTGGTGCACTAATCAGCCAGCAACATTGGGATAAAGTTTCCGGTTATATCCGCCTTGGTATTGAAGAAGGTGCAACACTGCTAGCTGGTGGCCCAGACAAACCCACTGATCTACCTGATCACCTGAAAAATGGCAACTTCCTGCGTCCAACCGTTTTGGCTGATGTCGATAACCGTATGCGTGTTGCTCAAGAAGAGATCTTCGGACCTGTTGCCTGTCTGATCCCATTCAAATCAGAAGAAGATGGTCTGCGTATGGCGAATGATATTGAATATGGTCTTGCATCTTATATTTGGACACAAGATGTCAGCAAGATCCTCAGATTATCTCGCAATATTGAAGCCGGTATGGTGTTTGTTAACACACAAAACGTACGCGATTTGCGCCAACCATTTGGCGGCGTAAAAGCGTCGGGTGTTGGCCGTGAAGGCGGTGAATATAGCTTTGAAGTATTTGCTGAAATGAAGAATGTTTGTATCTCCTTTGGTGATCACAACATTCCTCGTTGGGGCGTTTAA